Part of the Saccharomyces kudriavzevii IFO 1802 strain IFO1802 genome assembly, chromosome: 8 genome is shown below.
AGCCTTCATAGTAAAGTTCTTCATGGAATTGGTTCCGCAACATGATGACGATAATGGTCACTGGAGTGCATATGAATGCGATGACAACGCCGTAAATCAACTTCATCACTTGCGGTAGCGGATAGTCGTTGAAGTAGAAGTCGTAGGACCCGACCCTATGACCGATTCCGGCAAGGATACCCATAGTGACGGGCCAAATGACGACAAACATGGCAATGGCCAGGATCATGGATCTGATGAATTTCTGTACAAACCATTCCAGAAAGTTAACAAATTTTGAGCGCGAACCATCATGAACAAACTGGGACATGAGAAAGCCTTTCAGCGTGGCCCCTTTACCCTTTGGGATGATCCCTCTATTGACCTCCAAATAGGCGAAGAGCCAATTACAATTTTTATATAGCCTATTTTGCTTGACAATGACATTATCTTTGGTTTCGAAGTAGTCCACAATGAACCGCTTCTTTGGGAGCAGTACCTCTTCGTTAGACTGCTCTGCTTGTGGTGACGGCTTGTTAATCCATCTATTCAACCTGAAAACAGGCCTCTTGTAGTCATCGAATCCGATCAGAATCTCCTCGCTGGCCCATGTGAGACCCACCTGTATGAACAGGCTCAGTGCGCAGTCGCCCGAGATCGTATGAGGGAATGCCCATAAAGTGATGAGATTTACGCGGGAATGGTACATGGCATATGCAATGGCAAACTCGATGCCGCCGGAAATTATGGCAGAACCGAGCGCTTGAATAACGATTAggtagaagaagatggaCCAGATGGAGTTTTTGACTCCGACTGAGATCGCTGGCGCTGGGCCTGGCGCTGATGGTTTCATGTATGTGAAATGCGTCTTTTTTCAAGCGTATCGATGCATATATAGATGTAAGTATATATGAGTGcctgatgaaaaaaaatgcatgtGCGAGAAAAGAGCCTTTCTTGTATCAAAGAAAGatcatttatttttgtaatcGATGCCGGTCGTAATAACATAAGAATCAAGGAAGCTGATGGAAGTGGTGCTACCAAGTGGTGCTACCATGAGCCTGCTCTattttcccattttttttttttttttttttcactttttgtGTAGGAAGAGTATTGATTGAATCAGGAAAGCGGGAAAACccgcaagaaaaaaaagaacgaCTGATCCGTGCAAATCCATTACGTTACCAAAAAGGGCAAGATCCAAACAGTAAAAGGAGTATAAACGAAAGCCCGAATACAAGAAACGAGCAGAACTAACGAGACACGCGTATCGTT
Proteins encoded:
- the SKDI08G0160 gene encoding uncharacterized protein (similar to Saccharomyces cerevisiae YHL026C; ancestral locus Anc_4.24), encoding MKPSAPGPAPAISVGVKNSIWSIFFYLIVIQALGSAIISGGIEFAIAYAMYHSRVNLITLWAFPHTISGDCALSLFIQVGLTWASEEILIGFDDYKRPVFRLNRWINKPSPQAEQSNEEVLLPKKRFIVDYFETKDNVIVKQNRLYKNCNWLFAYLEVNRGIIPKGKGATLKGFLMSQFVHDGSRSKFVNFLEWFVQKFIRSMILAIAMFVVIWPVTMGILAGIGHRVGSYDFYFNDYPLPQVMKLIYGVVIAFICTPVTIIVIMLRNQFHEELYYEGLANGTLQRDQEDCSTGSIDQDISTTKHQSAEAIV